In one archaeon BMS3Bbin15 genomic region, the following are encoded:
- a CDS encoding DNA polymerase II large subunit, which produces MEDYFRSLEEGVKRAHSIALKARSRGFDPELEPEIPFAKDMAERVEGLVGPKGVAPRIRELVEEMSNEEAAIKIAGEIVKGKFGRFEGMEKTAEQALRTSLALITEGIVAAPLEGIVKVRIKKNNDGTDYLAIYFAGPIRSAGGSAQALAVLVGDAIRVGLGLKSYKPTDDEIERFVEEVDLYNTEAARLQYHPEPQDIRKAVKNIPVEITGEPTEKVEVSGYRNLERIETNSLRGGAVLVLAEGVLQKVGKILKYVNKLGFESWEWLGEFAASRVTDDSEEKDVKIEPSFKYIKELVAGRPVLSHPSEKGGFRLRYGRSRNSGFAAMSMHPATMVLTDDFIAIGTQLKTERPGKGTAVTPCDTIDGPIVRLKDGSVLRVESYSQALEVREDVDEILFMGDILVNYGDFLENNHILIPAGYCEEWWVQELEREKKSKYTEYLDIENIPDEEIAIRISEELGIPLHPRYTYFYHDLTLEDMKLLHNMLKKGEVRDEELYVPLSREKRLLEFLGVPHRVEARYIVLQEFKALLYCFGLVNGNFEEACSKVESTMELVNSFGIKVREKAPSYIGLRMGRPEKAKERKMSPAVNVLFPIGRNGGKTREVEKAVRKGKIKIEVVYRYCESCSKVGITTLCQRCGEPTVFKRKCQSCGYTGDIRESTCPKCSSRLNLYSEREIDIKTLYERAKARVGSSGREVVKGIIGMTSLYKIPEPIEKGLLRARHGVYVFKDGTIRFDSTDIPLTHFRPREVMVSLEILKMLGYDRDNKGEPLVDEEQILELKPQDIILPLSGADYLLKVTKFIDELLVKFYGLEPYYRAENKEDLVGHLVLGLAPHTSAAILGRIAGFSKANAGYAHPYFHAAKRRNCFHPDEKIYVYGKGYISLRHLVSYCSGKSEDSFGTRILMPEDRIFVSSYNLSEKRIIKGEVKEVSIHTSPDYLIYLKTHSGREIRVTPDHKFPVFFKNKIEEKYAMDMKVGELLISPKGVDKGNGEVWFDEIVEKRTAPSDSSYVISLNVEPSHIVPVNNIFAYNCDGDEDGVFLLMDALLNFSRKFLPSTRGSTMDAPLVLTTHLDPSEVDHEAHNIDIVSGYPLEFYEATLRYARPQEFEDIIETVSSRLGTDEAYHNLGFTHDTSDINLAPLTSAYKTLGEMTEKLEKQLALAKKIRAVDEQDVARRVIETHFLPDLAGNLRAFSTQRVRCVNCNAKYRRIPLTGKCRRCGGKLVLTVSRGGVEKYLNITEDLIQRYSLESYLKQRVEILRMSIASLFDDESNEQKSLKDFLKTE; this is translated from the coding sequence ATGGAAGATTATTTTCGTTCACTGGAAGAAGGGGTGAAGAGAGCACATAGTATAGCTCTGAAAGCCAGAAGTAGAGGTTTTGACCCGGAGCTTGAGCCTGAGATACCCTTTGCAAAGGATATGGCAGAGCGTGTTGAAGGTCTGGTTGGGCCGAAAGGGGTTGCACCCAGAATAAGAGAGCTCGTGGAGGAGATGAGTAATGAGGAGGCAGCAATAAAGATAGCTGGAGAGATTGTTAAGGGAAAATTCGGAAGATTTGAAGGCATGGAAAAAACTGCCGAGCAGGCTCTCAGAACTTCTCTTGCCCTGATAACGGAAGGAATTGTGGCTGCACCGCTTGAGGGTATAGTAAAGGTGAGGATTAAAAAAAATAATGATGGTACAGACTACCTTGCCATATACTTTGCAGGGCCCATAAGGTCGGCAGGTGGCTCTGCTCAGGCTCTTGCTGTGCTTGTAGGCGATGCCATAAGAGTGGGTCTTGGTCTTAAATCTTATAAACCGACTGATGATGAGATAGAGAGGTTTGTTGAGGAGGTTGACCTTTACAATACCGAGGCTGCAAGGTTGCAGTATCATCCAGAACCGCAGGATATAAGAAAAGCTGTAAAAAACATACCTGTGGAGATAACAGGGGAGCCAACCGAAAAGGTTGAGGTGAGTGGTTACAGAAATCTTGAGAGGATTGAAACCAATTCTCTGAGAGGAGGGGCTGTGCTTGTTCTTGCTGAGGGTGTGCTCCAGAAGGTAGGCAAGATTCTGAAGTACGTGAATAAGCTGGGCTTTGAAAGCTGGGAATGGCTTGGCGAGTTTGCTGCCTCAAGAGTTACAGATGACAGTGAAGAGAAGGATGTTAAAATAGAGCCCAGCTTCAAGTATATTAAAGAACTTGTGGCAGGCAGACCTGTACTCTCCCATCCCTCGGAAAAGGGAGGCTTCAGACTTCGCTATGGCAGGAGCAGAAACTCTGGTTTCGCTGCCATGAGCATGCATCCTGCGACTATGGTTCTGACTGATGACTTTATAGCTATAGGCACTCAGCTGAAGACTGAGAGGCCTGGTAAGGGCACAGCTGTTACTCCCTGTGATACAATTGATGGGCCAATAGTCAGGCTTAAGGATGGAAGTGTTTTAAGGGTTGAGAGCTATTCTCAGGCTTTAGAAGTAAGAGAAGATGTGGACGAGATACTCTTCATGGGGGATATTCTGGTGAATTATGGGGATTTCCTTGAAAACAATCATATTTTAATTCCTGCGGGTTACTGTGAGGAGTGGTGGGTTCAGGAGCTTGAGAGAGAGAAAAAGAGTAAGTACACAGAATATCTGGACATTGAAAATATTCCTGATGAAGAAATTGCCATCAGAATTTCAGAAGAGCTTGGAATCCCTCTTCATCCGCGCTATACATACTTCTATCATGACTTAACCCTTGAAGACATGAAATTGCTCCACAACATGCTAAAAAAGGGTGAGGTCAGGGATGAAGAACTCTATGTTCCTCTGAGTCGGGAAAAGCGTCTTCTTGAGTTTCTTGGTGTGCCCCACAGGGTTGAAGCTCGCTATATTGTTCTTCAGGAATTTAAAGCCCTTCTTTATTGTTTTGGTCTGGTAAATGGAAACTTTGAGGAGGCATGTTCAAAGGTAGAGAGCACCATGGAACTTGTGAATTCCTTTGGAATTAAGGTAAGGGAGAAGGCACCGAGCTACATAGGTCTCAGGATGGGCAGACCTGAAAAGGCAAAAGAAAGAAAGATGTCTCCTGCTGTAAATGTTCTCTTTCCCATAGGCAGAAATGGAGGAAAAACAAGGGAGGTAGAGAAGGCAGTCAGGAAGGGTAAAATTAAGATTGAAGTTGTGTATAGATACTGTGAGAGCTGTTCAAAGGTAGGTATAACAACTCTCTGCCAGCGCTGTGGTGAGCCCACAGTTTTTAAAAGAAAATGCCAGAGTTGTGGATATACAGGGGATATAAGGGAGAGCACATGCCCGAAATGCAGCTCCAGATTGAACCTGTATTCTGAACGTGAAATTGACATTAAAACTCTATACGAAAGAGCAAAAGCAAGAGTGGGCAGCTCTGGTAGAGAGGTTGTCAAAGGTATAATAGGAATGACATCTCTCTATAAGATTCCAGAGCCTATTGAGAAAGGGCTTCTCAGAGCCAGGCATGGAGTATATGTTTTCAAGGATGGTACAATAAGATTTGACTCTACAGATATACCTTTGACACACTTCAGACCCAGAGAGGTAATGGTAAGTCTTGAGATACTGAAAATGCTTGGTTATGACAGGGATAATAAGGGTGAACCTCTTGTGGATGAGGAGCAGATTCTTGAGCTCAAGCCTCAGGATATTATACTTCCTCTTTCCGGTGCAGATTATCTTCTTAAAGTTACAAAGTTTATTGACGAACTGCTGGTTAAGTTCTATGGACTTGAGCCATACTACAGGGCTGAAAATAAAGAAGACCTTGTCGGGCATCTTGTGCTGGGGCTTGCACCTCATACTTCAGCAGCCATTCTCGGAAGGATTGCTGGTTTCTCAAAAGCCAATGCAGGCTATGCCCATCCCTATTTTCATGCAGCAAAGAGAAGGAACTGTTTTCATCCTGATGAAAAAATTTATGTGTATGGAAAAGGGTATATCAGTCTCAGACATCTGGTGAGCTATTGCAGTGGGAAATCAGAGGATAGTTTTGGAACCAGAATACTTATGCCTGAAGATAGAATCTTTGTTTCTTCTTATAATTTATCTGAAAAAAGAATTATTAAAGGTGAAGTAAAAGAGGTTTCTATTCATACCTCACCAGATTATCTGATATATCTTAAAACCCACAGTGGTAGAGAAATCAGAGTAACCCCTGACCACAAATTTCCTGTTTTCTTCAAGAATAAGATTGAGGAGAAATATGCAATGGATATGAAGGTTGGAGAATTACTTATTTCTCCTAAGGGAGTGGATAAAGGAAATGGTGAGGTCTGGTTTGATGAAATAGTTGAGAAGAGGACAGCTCCGTCAGATTCCTCTTATGTGATTTCTCTGAATGTGGAGCCCTCTCATATTGTACCTGTAAATAATATCTTTGCCTACAACTGTGATGGCGATGAGGATGGAGTTTTTCTTCTCATGGATGCTCTTCTTAACTTTTCAAGGAAGTTTCTGCCCTCAACAAGAGGGAGTACAATGGATGCTCCTCTTGTTCTTACAACCCATCTTGATCCAAGTGAGGTGGACCATGAAGCTCATAACATAGACATTGTTTCAGGGTACCCTCTTGAATTTTATGAGGCAACACTCAGGTATGCAAGGCCACAGGAATTTGAGGATATTATAGAGACAGTGTCCTCCCGCCTGGGAACTGACGAAGCTTACCATAATCTTGGCTTTACCCATGATACCAGTGATATAAATCTTGCTCCCCTTACATCTGCATACAAAACCCTTGGAGAGATGACTGAGAAACTTGAGAAACAGCTTGCTCTTGCAAAAAAGATTAGGGCAGTGGATGAACAGGATGTGGCAAGAAGGGTGATTGAGACACACTTTTTACCTGACCTTGCAGGCAATCTGAGAGCATTCTCGACACAGAGGGTGAGGTGTGTTAACTGCAATGCAAAATACAGGAGAATACCTCTGACAGGCAAGTGCAGGCGCTGTGGAGGCAAGCTTGTTCTCACTGTGTCGAGAGGAGGTGTGGAGAAGTATTTAAATATCACAGAAGACCTTATTCAGCGATATTCTCTGGAGAGCTATCTGAAACAGAGGGTGGAGATTCTCAGAATGAGTATAGCTTCCCTCTTTGACGATGAAAGTAATGAGCAGAAGAGTTTGAAGGATTTCCTCAAGACTGAGTGA